The following is a genomic window from Bacteroidota bacterium.
CCCGAGCTTGTCTCGGGCTTTTTTTTTATCTACATTTTTAATGTCATTTAAGAAACAGTCATATTTTATTTATTTTCTTCTAATTTTTTTTATTAGCAAGTCTTGCTATAGTCTTATTCCTGATTCTTTATTTCTGAATGCAGTATCTCCAAAAGATACGTTACTTAATGTAAATGTTAATCAGGATTCTCCTGATTTTTTCATACATAATTATTTTTCTCGTTTTTTAAGTGGAAGTATTGGTTCTGTTTCTATCCCATTATCTGTAAACACCAATTGTAGGTTTGGAAGTGGTTTTACTTTTAATGAAGATTTGTGGGGTGTATATAAAGTTTCATTTGATAAATTTGGGGTAAATGAAAAATTTAAGATACCTACGACTTCTATTACTTATATAGGTGGGTCAAAAAAAGAACAATTTGTAAGAGTAAATCATAGTCAGTTTTTTAAGAAGGGATTTTTTATTGATTTTAATTTTTTTAGAACAAGATCAGAGGGTTGGTTTTTGAGAGAAAATACAAATCATAATTCACTGAAGTTCTCTTTTGGAAGAATTGATTCTTCAAGATATAAATTTGAGTTTTCTTTATTATTTAATAGGTTGAGAAAATTTGAGAATGGAGGTGTCTCAAACGATTCTTTATTTTTAGTTAGTGATGATGCAGATTTTAAAGCATTCAATGTTAGTTTATTAAGTGCAGAGAGACGTGAAAAATCCAATAATATAACCTATAAACATAGTTTTAGTCTTAGAGATAATATTGTTTTGTTTAATGATATTGCTTTTAGGCAGTCTGCTTTTTTTTTCACAGATAAAAATATATCTGGCGGGACATATTATTTGAAAGTGGTTTATGATAGTTTGGAAACAAATGATTCTGCTATTATTAATAGTATATCTAATAAATTAGGAATAAAGATTAGCACAAACAGAAATAATCAGAAATTTTATTACTTGCAAGAAAGACATGATTTTTTGCAAGTAGCAAATGATACATTATTTAGTAACCATAGTGTTGGTGCAGATCTAAATGGAAGACTGAGTTCGCAATTAACCTATTCATTAGGAGGACAGTATTTTTTTTATGGGTATAATAGTTCAGATAATTTGTTTTTTGCCAATATAGATTATAGAGTTAAGAAGAAGTCGGAAATTTGTTTAGGACTATCGTTTAATAGTAATAGGAGAAAACCCGATAATATCTATTTAAAGTATAATTCAAATAATTATGTATGGAAAAATAGTTTCAATCAAATTTATTTAAATGAGTTTGGTGGTAATTTTTCAATATTGTTTGGGAAGAGAAATACATTATTATTTAATACTCGAACGTCTTTATTGCTTGTAGATAATTACACATATTTTGATTCTTTTTCGATTTCGAGGCAATATGATGATATTTTTTCTGTGTTTAGTAGTGTTTTATCTTTTGATGTTTTGCTGAAAAAGAGGTGGAGGTTTTTAAGTGAATTAACTTTTCAAAGCGCTTCAAATAATTATGTAGTAAGGGTTCCAGAGATAATATACCATCAATTACTTGGTTATGATACTTATTTATTTAAGAAGGCGATGCGATTTTTTGCTGGTGTGGAACTTTACTATTTTTCAACATACTATTCTTCAATTTATAATCCAGCGCTTAATGGTTTTTACTTACAGAATCTAAATAAGGTTGGAGGTTATCCTTTTGTAGATTTTTTTGTGAACGCAAAAATTAAAACCTTTTCCTTTTTTGTTAAAACAGAACATATTAATGCGGATTTGATGGGTAGAAATTTTTTCCTTTCTCCTAAGTATCCGTCACCCGGAAGGGCTTTTAAATTGGGAGTAATTTGGCGATTGTTTAACTAAGGTTCGCCATTCTTCCTAGTTTATCGAAAATCTTATTAGGTAAGTATTGATTTTAAAATCAAAATTATTTTACAAAAACTAACGTTCGTGTTTTAAAATTGCTCCGTTGGGCTGCTTGTTTTTTATTTACATTTGTACATAAAACAATGATTATGCAGCAACTTATTGAATGCGTCCCGAATTTTAGTGAGGGAAATGATTTAACTGTTATTAAACAAATAACAGATGAAATTGAAAAGGTTGAGGGAGTTAAATTGTTAAATGTAGATCCTGGAAAGGCTACTAATCGCACTGTAGTTACATTTGTAGGTAATCCGGATGCGGTTTGCGAAGCTGCGTTTCGCGCAATTAAGAAAGCCGGGGAGTTGATAGATATGAGTAAGCATAAGGGAGAACATCCTAGGATGGGGGCTACGGATGTTTGTCCGCTCATTCCGATTTCTGGGATATCTATGGAGGAGACCGCTAAGTATGCAGTTAAATTAGCAGAGAGAGTAGGTAAGGAGTTAAATTTACCTGTTTATTTATATGAAGCCGCTCAGCCAAATAAGAGTAGAAATAATTTATCTGTTATACGTTCCGGTGAGTACGAAGGTTTTTTCAAGAAAATAAAATTACCGGAATGGAAACCAGATTTTGGCCCAATAGAATTTGATGCCTTTAGTGGTGCTACTGTAATTGGAGCCAGAGATTTTTTAGTAGCATATAATATAAACTTGAATACGACATCTGTTAGAAGGGCTAATTCTATTGCATTTGATGTGCGTGAAACAGGACGAGTAAAGCGAGAGGGAAATCCGATTACAGGTAAAATAGTTACTAATGAAAAAGGCAATCCTGTATATATTCCGGGTACGTTAAAATCGGTAAAAGCTATTGGTTGGTTTATTGAAGAATATGGAGTTGCCCAAATATCAATGAATTTGACCAATATTGCCATAACTCCTGTGCACATAGCTTTTGATGAGGTTTGTAAAAAAGCTGGTGAAAGAGGTGTACGTGTTACCGGCTCGGAGTTGGTTGGTTTAATTCCTTTAAATGCACTTTTAGATGCAGGAAAATATTTTTTAGAAAAACAAAAACGCTCTACCGGAGTCTCTGAAAAGGAGTTGATTAAGATTGCTGTAAAGTCGCTAGGCTTGGATGAGCTTGGACCATTTAAACCAGAAGAGCGAATTATTGAATATATGCTAAGAGATTCATCCAATGCAAAGCTTGTGAGGATGAATTTAGTTGATTTTGCTGATGAAACGGCTAGCGAGAGTCCTGCACCAGGAGGTGGTTCTATTTCTGCTTATGTTGGAGCATTAGGAAGTGCTCTTGCTGCGATGGTTGCTAATTTATCTTCCCACAAACCAGGTTGGGATGACCGTTGGAAAGAGTTTTCGGATTGGGCGGAAAAAGGACAGTATTATAAAAATGAATTATTGAAAAAAGTAGATGAAGATACATTGGCTTTTAATAAAATAATGTCTGCATTTGGAATGCCTAAGAATTCTGATGAAGAAAAGAAAGCTCGAACACAGGCTATACAAGATGCTACATTGTTGGCAACTCAAATTCCTTTTAGTGTAATGGAGCTTACTTTGGGCAGTATGCAAGTCATTAAAGGAATGGCAGAACTTGGAAATCCTAATTCAATATCTGACGTAGGTGTTGGCGCTTTGTGCGCTCGGTCGGCTGTGATGGGTGCATTTTTGAATGTGAAGATAAATGCAAAAGGGTTGACTAATAAAGATATTGCTGAAAGTTTTGTTAACAAGGGTACTACTATAGAGCAAAAGGCAATTGAGTTGGAAAAAGAAATACTTCAACTGGTTAATACCAAACTTTAATGCTACATTAACGTATAAGCTGTAGGTGCTTATTATCAAATTTTAAAAATAAACAACACTTGGCTTTATACATAAAAAACAGCAAACTTCGCAGAATAGCATTCTTTTTTCCAATTCAACTTTTTTTAGTTGTGTTAAAAAAGAATCAGCTACTGGTGTTGTTTTGGTTGATACTTTTTGGTTTTATAACAAAATCGCTTGCGCCTAATTATGGAGTTCCTTTTCTTTTTTTGGGACCGGAATATCTTGATAGAATAAGTTTTTGGTCGTACTTGTTTACAGGGTTTGCTTTGGGAGGCTTTATTATGGCTTTTAATATTTCAAGCTATATAATGAATGCTTTTCGATTTCCTTTTTTAGCAACCTTATCTAATCCGTTTTTAAAATATTGTTTGAATAATATTGTTATTCCGGCATTGTTTGTTGTAGTTTATATTGTAAACGTTTTTCGTTTTCAGCTAAATGACCAGTTGGAGCCTGTTTCGAAGGTGTTTGTTGATTTGTCGGGTTTTTTATTGGGACTTATTCTGTTTTTTGTGCTATCGTTTACTTATTTTCTGAAAGCCAGTAAAGATATTTATAGAATGTTTGGTGTGCAGAAGTTAGACGACACTAAAGCTTCTAGTGCGATACGGCCACAAACAATAAAAAATATTGTTAAGAAAAATCAAAGAGATTGGTATGTAGAAACCTATTTGGCAACGCCCTTTAGTATTAGATTATCAAGAAAGTACAATCACTACAAAAAGGGAATGTTGATTAAAGTATTCAAGCAAAATCATTCTGTGGCAACAGTTTTCGAATTGTTAGCTATTTTGAGTTTGTTGATTTTAGGTCTTTTTAGAGATGTTCCGTTGTTTCAAATTCCAGCTGCTGCAAGTGTTATCCTTTTGTTTACAGCATTTATTATGTTGGCAAGTGCTATTCATACTTTTTTAAGAGGATGGGCAACAACAGTAACTATATTGTTTTTTGTGTTTTTGAATTTAATGTATGGGATAAACATTTTTGATTCGGAGAGTAAAGCTTATGGACTAAATTACAAAACAGAAAAGGCTGAATATACAAATGCAAAGCTTATTGAAGCAGATAGTAAAAAAGCAATGAAGCAAGCCGATATAAATTATACCATAGAAATATTAAATAAGTGGCGATTAAAGAATTCTGTTAATAGTAATATTAGACAACAAAAGCCGAAAATGATTTTAATAAATACAAGCGGAGGTGGTTTGCGTTCTACTCTTTGGACTACCTATAGTTTGTTACATATAGATAGCTGCTTGAATGGTGAACTTTTAAAGCATGTTCAACTAATTACGGGTTCTTCTGGCGGTATGTTGGGAGCTTCTTATGTGCGAGAGTTGTATTTGAGGTATCAGAATAAAGAAATTCAGAATTTATACGATCCTAAATATGTAAGTGCAATTTCGGCTGATATTTTAAATCCAATTGCTTTTAGTATTGCTACTAACGATTTGTTTTTTAGGTTTCAACGCTTTAAAGATGGGGAATATAATTATAGCAAAGATAGAGGACAAGCCTTTGAAACAAGAGTAAATGAGAATACAAAAGGCATATTAGATAAGCGCCTAAAAGATTATTTGCAACCTGAGAAAGATGCAAAAGTACCTATGGTTGTGATGGCTCCAACTATTGTAAATGATGGACGAAAATTATTGATATCGCCTCAGCCAATTTCTTATCTAACACAAAATTCAATCAGGGGTACAGTTTCTGTTCATCCGTTGGTGGAGAGCATTGAGTTTAGCCGATTTTTTGAAAAACAGAATGCCGAAAATTTAAAATATTTAAGTG
Proteins encoded in this region:
- the ftcD gene encoding glutamate formimidoyltransferase, whose amino-acid sequence is MQQLIECVPNFSEGNDLTVIKQITDEIEKVEGVKLLNVDPGKATNRTVVTFVGNPDAVCEAAFRAIKKAGELIDMSKHKGEHPRMGATDVCPLIPISGISMEETAKYAVKLAERVGKELNLPVYLYEAAQPNKSRNNLSVIRSGEYEGFFKKIKLPEWKPDFGPIEFDAFSGATVIGARDFLVAYNINLNTTSVRRANSIAFDVRETGRVKREGNPITGKIVTNEKGNPVYIPGTLKSVKAIGWFIEEYGVAQISMNLTNIAITPVHIAFDEVCKKAGERGVRVTGSELVGLIPLNALLDAGKYFLEKQKRSTGVSEKELIKIAVKSLGLDELGPFKPEERIIEYMLRDSSNAKLVRMNLVDFADETASESPAPGGGSISAYVGALGSALAAMVANLSSHKPGWDDRWKEFSDWAEKGQYYKNELLKKVDEDTLAFNKIMSAFGMPKNSDEEKKARTQAIQDATLLATQIPFSVMELTLGSMQVIKGMAELGNPNSISDVGVGALCARSAVMGAFLNVKINAKGLTNKDIAESFVNKGTTIEQKAIELEKEILQLVNTKL
- a CDS encoding patatin-like phospholipase family protein — encoded protein: MALYIKNSKLRRIAFFFPIQLFLVVLKKNQLLVLFWLILFGFITKSLAPNYGVPFLFLGPEYLDRISFWSYLFTGFALGGFIMAFNISSYIMNAFRFPFLATLSNPFLKYCLNNIVIPALFVVVYIVNVFRFQLNDQLEPVSKVFVDLSGFLLGLILFFVLSFTYFLKASKDIYRMFGVQKLDDTKASSAIRPQTIKNIVKKNQRDWYVETYLATPFSIRLSRKYNHYKKGMLIKVFKQNHSVATVFELLAILSLLILGLFRDVPLFQIPAAASVILLFTAFIMLASAIHTFLRGWATTVTILFFVFLNLMYGINIFDSESKAYGLNYKTEKAEYTNAKLIEADSKKAMKQADINYTIEILNKWRLKNSVNSNIRQQKPKMILINTSGGGLRSTLWTTYSLLHIDSCLNGELLKHVQLITGSSGGMLGASYVRELYLRYQNKEIQNLYDPKYVSAISADILNPIAFSIATNDLFFRFQRFKDGEYNYSKDRGQAFETRVNENTKGILDKRLKDYLQPEKDAKVPMVVMAPTIVNDGRKLLISPQPISYLTQNSIRGTVSVHPLVESIEFSRFFEKQNAENLKYLSALRMNATFPYITPVVNLPSEPVIQVIDAGLRDNYGLETTFKFLYTFRNWITTNTSGVIVIQIRDKHKEDPIEESLPKSITGTLSQPLGSFYGNWFAIQDFNQNQLIEYASLWFDGKIDFIDLEMHNEKKKRISLSWHLTNREKKAVLESINLPQNQEEIRRLKYMLE